In one window of Pseudomonas sp. IAC-BECa141 DNA:
- a CDS encoding formate/nitrite transporter family protein, whose translation MTTPTDGKTPDLSAKEQHEVEKSQPPRAAVLHEIIRKQGDQELERSIAALWWSALAAGLTMGLSLMGMGLLNSRLPEGEEFKVIASFGYCAGFLAVILARQQLFTENTLTAVLPVMTKPTFGNFGRLIRLWTVVLFGNLCGTILVAYVMLELPIFDSKTDEAFLEIGRKVMENHASQMFAKGIVSGWMIATMVWMIPSMESAKMWIIILITYLMALGDFTHIVVGSAEVSYLVFAGELPWSDFWAVFAGPTLAGNIIGGSFIFALISHAQIRSESGAPKESADQAEKPDPQQIKK comes from the coding sequence ATGACCACACCAACAGACGGCAAGACCCCCGACCTCTCGGCCAAGGAACAACACGAAGTCGAGAAAAGCCAGCCGCCCCGCGCGGCGGTTCTGCATGAAATCATCCGCAAACAGGGCGACCAGGAACTGGAGCGCAGCATTGCCGCGCTGTGGTGGTCGGCGCTGGCCGCCGGGCTGACCATGGGCCTGTCGCTGATGGGCATGGGCCTGCTCAATTCGCGTCTGCCCGAGGGCGAAGAATTCAAGGTGATCGCCAGCTTCGGCTACTGCGCAGGCTTTCTCGCAGTGATCCTCGCCCGCCAGCAACTGTTTACCGAAAACACCCTGACCGCCGTGCTGCCGGTGATGACCAAACCGACGTTCGGCAATTTCGGCCGATTGATCCGGCTCTGGACTGTCGTGCTGTTCGGCAACCTGTGCGGCACGATTCTGGTGGCGTACGTGATGCTTGAACTGCCGATCTTCGACAGCAAGACCGATGAAGCCTTTCTCGAAATCGGCCGCAAGGTCATGGAGAACCACGCGAGTCAGATGTTCGCCAAGGGCATCGTTTCTGGCTGGATGATCGCCACCATGGTCTGGATGATTCCGTCCATGGAGAGCGCGAAGATGTGGATCATCATCCTCATCACCTATCTCATGGCGCTGGGCGATTTCACGCACATCGTGGTGGGTTCGGCGGAGGTGTCCTATCTGGTGTTTGCCGGCGAGCTGCCGTGGAGTGATTTCTGGGCGGTGTTTGCCGGGCCGACCCTGGCGGGGAACATCATCGGCGGCAGTTTCATCTTCGCCCTGATCAGTCATGCGCAGATCCGCAGTGAAAGCGGCGCTCCGAAAGAGTCTGCGGATCAGGCCGAAAAGCCCGATCCGCAGCAGATCAAAAAATGA
- a CDS encoding substrate-binding periplasmic protein — translation MPLITQLFAVLVFACLSFAARGEKLRIVTEPWAPYVYEQGGKNLGLDYETTAIVFKRLDIEVEWQFLPWKRCLSMLETGQADGALDIFHSDERDATLLYPSEPLSDVEFVMFYANDRPHPFHSLEDLKGLTVGTSPGYLYSSDFRESTLFTREPAPTHEANFGKLVRGRIDLLITDRRVGQHLLDELGIRDKITENPTVISRQSQFLAVRRNAGMDLLVQRFGAELKRFKREPAYAELSARYGAAPALAAPLGNATASGKTVEQQESGAQ, via the coding sequence ATGCCTTTGATCACGCAGTTATTCGCCGTGCTGGTTTTTGCTTGCCTGAGCTTTGCGGCTCGGGGCGAGAAGCTGCGTATCGTCACCGAACCGTGGGCGCCGTACGTCTATGAACAGGGCGGCAAGAACCTCGGACTGGACTACGAAACCACCGCCATTGTGTTCAAGCGCCTGGACATCGAAGTCGAATGGCAGTTCCTGCCCTGGAAACGCTGCCTGTCGATGCTCGAAACCGGCCAGGCCGACGGCGCGCTGGACATCTTCCACAGCGACGAACGCGACGCCACCCTGCTTTACCCGAGCGAACCACTGTCGGACGTCGAGTTCGTGATGTTCTATGCCAACGACCGGCCGCACCCTTTTCACAGCCTTGAAGACCTCAAGGGCCTGACCGTCGGCACCTCGCCGGGCTATCTCTACAGCTCCGACTTTCGCGAATCGACCCTGTTCACCCGCGAGCCGGCCCCGACCCACGAAGCCAACTTCGGCAAACTGGTGCGCGGGCGTATCGACCTGCTGATCACGGATCGCCGGGTGGGCCAGCATTTGCTCGATGAGTTGGGCATTCGCGACAAAATTACCGAAAATCCGACCGTCATCAGCCGCCAGAGCCAGTTTCTGGCCGTGCGGCGCAATGCCGGGATGGATCTGCTGGTGCAGCGCTTCGGCGCCGAGCTCAAGCGTTTCAAGCGCGAACCGGCCTACGCCGAGCTCAGCGCCCGCTACGGCGCGGCCCCCGCCCTGGCGGCGCCGCTGGGCAACGCCACCGCCAGCGGCAAAACCGTTGAGCAGCAGGAAAGCGGCGCGCAGTGA
- a CDS encoding flavin monoamine oxidase family protein translates to MSVGWLRACALVVLGLFSVTALAKDKTAIVIGGGLSGLTAAYELQNKGWQVTLLEAKPSLGGRSGMATSEWIGNDKTQPVLNKYVSTFKLNTTPAPEFVRTPGYLIDGEYFSAADLTTKQPATAEALKRYEKTRDDLARSIDDPQNPAATNTLHALDQINVSSWLDKQNLPATARQLINQDIRTHYDEPSRLSLLYFAQQSRVYRGVSDRDLRASRLVGGSPVLAQAFVKQLKTIKTNSPVSAITQDKDGVTVKVGSVGYQADYVVLAVPLRALNKIQLTPALDAQHLAAIKGTNYGWRDQIMLKFKTPVWESKARMSGEIYSNTGLGMLWIEPALKGGANVVINLSGDNARVMQAFGDKQMVDQVLIRLHAFYPQARGSFTGYEIRRYSTDPSTGGSYLAFGPGQISKFWRLWERPLQRVAFAGEHTDTLYPGTLEGALRTGQRAASQVEDLAAGKSFEPIKVGPAAATAAAAAGAAGAATAAKKGNFFTNLFGGSDDDKKPEPVKAPEPAPAPAAPAPAPTPAPAPAPVEAPKPAAPVKAEPAKKAPAKPAAKKPAAKTETKKPAAKPAVKKAEPAKKPAAKPAATTDTKAQ, encoded by the coding sequence ATGTCTGTCGGTTGGCTGCGCGCCTGTGCGCTAGTGGTGTTGGGGCTGTTTAGCGTTACGGCGCTGGCCAAGGATAAAACCGCAATCGTGATCGGCGGCGGCCTGTCGGGCCTGACGGCGGCTTACGAACTGCAGAACAAGGGCTGGCAAGTCACGCTGCTCGAAGCCAAACCGAGCCTGGGCGGTCGCTCGGGCATGGCCACCAGCGAGTGGATAGGCAACGACAAGACTCAACCGGTGCTGAACAAGTACGTGTCGACCTTCAAGCTGAACACCACGCCAGCCCCTGAATTCGTGCGGACTCCTGGTTACCTGATCGACGGCGAGTATTTCTCCGCCGCCGACCTCACCACCAAACAACCGGCCACGGCCGAAGCGCTCAAGCGCTACGAGAAAACCCGTGACGATCTGGCGCGCTCGATCGACGACCCGCAGAATCCGGCGGCGACCAACACCCTGCACGCCCTGGACCAGATCAACGTCTCGAGCTGGCTCGACAAGCAGAATCTGCCGGCCACTGCGCGTCAGCTGATCAACCAGGATATCCGCACCCACTACGACGAGCCTTCGCGTCTGTCGCTGCTGTATTTCGCGCAGCAGAGCCGGGTGTATCGCGGCGTGTCCGACCGTGACCTGCGCGCTTCGCGTCTGGTCGGCGGCAGCCCGGTGCTGGCCCAGGCCTTCGTCAAACAGCTGAAAACCATCAAGACCAACTCGCCGGTGTCCGCCATCACCCAGGACAAGGATGGCGTCACCGTCAAGGTCGGCAGCGTTGGCTACCAGGCGGATTACGTCGTGCTGGCGGTGCCGTTGCGCGCCCTCAACAAGATCCAGCTGACCCCGGCGCTGGATGCCCAGCACCTGGCCGCGATCAAGGGCACCAACTACGGCTGGCGCGACCAGATCATGTTGAAGTTCAAGACGCCGGTGTGGGAAAGCAAGGCGCGGATGTCCGGCGAGATCTACAGCAACACCGGCCTGGGCATGTTGTGGATCGAGCCAGCCCTGAAGGGCGGCGCCAACGTGGTGATCAACCTGTCCGGCGACAATGCCCGCGTCATGCAGGCCTTTGGCGACAAGCAGATGGTCGATCAGGTACTGATCCGTCTTCACGCCTTTTATCCACAGGCCCGTGGCTCGTTCACCGGCTATGAAATCCGTCGTTACAGCACCGACCCGTCGACTGGCGGCTCTTACCTGGCCTTCGGTCCTGGCCAGATCAGCAAATTCTGGCGCCTGTGGGAACGTCCACTGCAACGCGTAGCGTTTGCCGGCGAACACACCGACACCTTGTACCCAGGCACCCTGGAAGGCGCGCTGCGCACCGGCCAGCGCGCGGCCAGTCAGGTTGAAGACCTGGCGGCAGGCAAATCCTTCGAACCGATCAAGGTCGGCCCGGCAGCGGCCACCGCAGCCGCGGCGGCAGGTGCAGCGGGTGCGGCCACGGCAGCGAAGAAAGGCAACTTCTTCACCAACCTGTTCGGTGGTTCGGACGACGACAAAAAACCAGAGCCAGTAAAAGCGCCAGAGCCGGCACCTGCTCCAGCCGCTCCAGCCCCTGCACCGACCCCGGCGCCTGCGCCAGCCCCGGTAGAAGCACCGAAGCCAGCGGCTCCGGTGAAGGCCGAGCCGGCGAAGAAAGCGCCAGCCAAGCCTGCAGCGAAGAAACCGGCGGCCAAGACCGAAACGAAAAAACCTGCAGCCAAACCTGCGGTGAAAAAAGCTGAACCGGCGAAGAAGCCAGCGGCCAAACCGGCGGCAACCACTGATACGAAGGCTCAGTAA
- a CDS encoding cytochrome b, with protein MQLRNSSSRYGWVSIFMHWGVALAVFGLFALGLWMVGLDYYSTWRKDAPDLHKSIGLVLLGVMVLRVLWRFVSPPPPSLESYSRMTRLGAKFGHAFLYFGLFAVMIAGYLISTADGVGIPVFGLFEVPALVSGLPDQADTAGVIHLWLAWALVIFSGLHALAALKHHFIDRDATLTRMLGRKA; from the coding sequence ATGCAGCTACGTAACTCTTCTTCGCGCTACGGTTGGGTCAGCATCTTCATGCACTGGGGTGTGGCGCTGGCGGTCTTCGGGCTGTTTGCGCTGGGCTTGTGGATGGTGGGGCTGGATTACTACAGCACCTGGCGCAAAGACGCGCCGGATCTGCACAAGAGCATCGGTCTGGTGCTGCTGGGGGTGATGGTGTTGCGGGTGTTGTGGCGCTTTGTCAGTCCGCCGCCGCCGTCGCTGGAAAGCTACAGCCGCATGACGCGCCTCGGCGCGAAGTTCGGCCACGCATTTCTGTACTTCGGTCTGTTTGCCGTGATGATTGCCGGTTACCTGATTTCCACCGCAGACGGTGTCGGGATCCCGGTGTTTGGCCTGTTTGAAGTTCCTGCACTGGTTTCCGGACTACCGGATCAGGCAGATACCGCCGGTGTGATTCATCTCTGGCTGGCGTGGGCGCTGGTAATTTTTTCCGGCCTTCATGCGTTGGCAGCATTGAAGCACCACTTTATCGATCGTGATGCGACCCTGACACGAATGCTGGGACGCAAAGCCTGA
- the metF gene encoding methylenetetrahydrofolate reductase [NAD(P)H], translated as MSQERRYSFEFFPTKTDAGHEKLLATARQLATYNPDFFSCTYGAGGSTRDRTLNTVLQLESEVKIPAAPHLSCVGDSKDDLRGLLNEYKAAGIKRIVALRGDLPSGMGMTSGELRHANELVEFIREETGNHFHIEVAAYPEMHPQARNYEDDLANFVRKARAGADSAITQYFFNADSYFYFVDRLQALGVDIPVVPGIMPITNYSKLARFSDACGAEIPRWIRKQLEAYGDDSQSIQRFGEQVVTEMCERLLQGGAPGLHFYSMNQAEPSLAIWNNLKLPR; from the coding sequence ATGTCCCAAGAACGCCGCTACAGCTTCGAGTTCTTCCCGACCAAGACCGATGCTGGGCATGAAAAACTGCTCGCCACTGCCCGTCAGCTGGCCACCTACAACCCTGACTTCTTTTCCTGCACCTACGGCGCGGGCGGTTCGACCCGTGACCGCACGCTGAACACCGTGCTGCAGCTGGAAAGCGAAGTCAAAATCCCCGCCGCCCCGCACCTGTCGTGCGTCGGCGACAGCAAGGACGACCTGCGCGGCCTGCTGAACGAGTACAAGGCTGCCGGCATCAAGCGCATCGTCGCCCTGCGTGGCGACCTGCCGTCCGGCATGGGCATGACCAGCGGCGAGCTGCGTCACGCCAATGAACTGGTTGAATTCATTCGTGAAGAAACCGGCAATCATTTCCACATCGAAGTCGCCGCTTATCCGGAGATGCATCCGCAAGCGCGCAACTACGAAGACGATCTCGCCAACTTCGTGCGCAAGGCCCGCGCCGGCGCCGACAGCGCGATCACCCAGTACTTCTTCAACGCCGACAGTTACTTCTACTTCGTCGACCGTTTGCAGGCGCTGGGCGTGGACATCCCGGTCGTGCCGGGGATCATGCCAATCACCAACTACAGCAAACTCGCGCGCTTCTCCGATGCCTGCGGTGCGGAAATCCCGCGCTGGATCCGCAAGCAGCTGGAAGCCTACGGCGATGACAGCCAAAGCATTCAGCGCTTTGGCGAACAGGTCGTCACCGAGATGTGCGAACGCCTGCTGCAAGGCGGCGCGCCTGGCCTGCACTTCTATTCCATGAACCAGGCCGAACCGAGCCTGGCAATCTGGAACAACCTGAAGTTGCCGCGCTAA
- a CDS encoding YceI family protein has protein sequence MLKKTLAALAIGSAVLSANVMAADYVVDKEGQHAFVDFKISHLGYSYITGTFKDISGKFSFDAAKPEDSKIEFDVKTASVFTNHAERDKHIASKDFLDVGKFADAKFVSTSVKSTGKNAAGKDTADVTGDLTLHGVTKPIVVKATFLGEGKDPWGGYRAGFEGTTSIKRSDFGKMMDLGPQSDNVDLYISFEGVKAK, from the coding sequence ATGTTGAAAAAGACTCTGGCCGCTCTGGCAATCGGTTCCGCCGTTCTGTCCGCCAACGTGATGGCCGCTGACTACGTGGTTGATAAAGAAGGCCAGCACGCCTTCGTCGACTTCAAGATCAGCCACCTGGGCTACAGCTACATCACGGGTACCTTCAAGGACATCAGCGGCAAGTTCAGCTTCGACGCTGCCAAGCCTGAAGACAGCAAGATCGAATTCGACGTGAAGACCGCCAGCGTGTTCACCAACCACGCCGAGCGTGACAAGCACATCGCCAGCAAAGACTTCCTGGATGTGGGCAAATTCGCCGACGCCAAGTTCGTTTCCACCAGCGTCAAATCCACCGGCAAGAACGCCGCTGGCAAAGACACGGCTGACGTCACCGGCGACCTGACCCTGCACGGCGTGACCAAGCCGATCGTGGTCAAGGCCACTTTCCTGGGTGAAGGCAAGGATCCATGGGGCGGCTACCGTGCCGGCTTCGAAGGCACTACCAGCATCAAGCGCTCTGATTTCGGCAAGATGATGGATCTGGGTCCACAGTCCGACAACGTCGACCTGTACATCTCGTTTGAAGGTGTCAAAGCGAAGTAA
- a CDS encoding DEAD/DEAH box helicase: MSFASLGLSEALVRAIEDAGYTEPTPVQQRAIPAVLQGRDLMVAAQTGTGKTGGFALPILERLFPNGHPDKSQRHGPRQPRVLVLTPTRELAAQVHDSFKIYARDLKFVSACIFGGVGMNPQVQAMSRGVDVLVACPGRLLDLCGQGSVDLSHVEILVLDEADRMLDMGFVHDVKKVLARLPAKRQNLLFSATFSKDITDLAGKLLHNPERIEVTPPNTTVERIEQRVFRLPASHKRALLAHLITAGAWEQVLVFTRTKHGANRLAEYLDKHGLPAVAIHGNKSQNARTKALADFKANQVRILVATDIAARGLDIDQLPHVVNYELPNVDEDYVHRIGRTGRAGRSGEAISLVAPDEEKLLKSIERMTKQKIADGDLMGFDACTIEAEKPEARERPDMRNPRNARGPRGDGPNGGGGGGGRKDKGKDKGKEKPAGERGERGERGERPARQQKPREGTQAREQRQPSQPPRIPADRAPDEFLDDDIDNFGNRVDYVPKQAPAGGRGRRPGGQGQGAGSGAPRGGQSQGRQNGPRNSNGSSTGTPPGKRNGPRNGAPRDGQGRRDENSRNRRPARDDQQRAEPAVQNPRSSGPKIMHKESKADRFPTPEQLDQLPSRPRGEKPALLTRNR, from the coding sequence ATGTCCTTTGCTTCCCTCGGTCTCTCCGAGGCTTTGGTCCGCGCTATCGAAGATGCGGGCTATACCGAGCCTACTCCGGTGCAACAGCGGGCCATCCCCGCCGTGTTGCAAGGTCGCGACCTGATGGTTGCGGCACAGACAGGTACCGGTAAAACCGGCGGTTTCGCCCTGCCGATCCTCGAGCGGCTGTTCCCCAACGGCCACCCGGACAAATCCCAGCGTCACGGCCCGCGCCAACCGCGCGTGCTGGTCCTGACCCCGACCCGCGAACTCGCGGCCCAGGTTCACGACAGCTTCAAGATCTACGCCCGTGACCTGAAATTCGTCAGCGCGTGCATCTTCGGCGGCGTCGGCATGAACCCGCAGGTTCAGGCCATGTCCCGCGGCGTGGACGTCCTCGTTGCCTGCCCGGGTCGTTTGCTCGACCTGTGCGGCCAGGGCAGCGTCGATCTGTCCCACGTTGAAATTCTCGTGCTCGACGAAGCCGACCGCATGCTCGACATGGGCTTCGTCCATGACGTGAAGAAAGTCCTCGCGCGCCTGCCGGCCAAACGCCAGAACCTGCTGTTCTCGGCGACCTTCTCCAAAGACATCACTGACCTTGCCGGCAAGCTGCTGCACAACCCGGAACGCATCGAAGTGACGCCGCCGAACACCACGGTCGAGCGCATCGAACAACGCGTCTTCCGTCTGCCAGCCAGCCACAAGCGTGCACTGCTGGCCCACCTGATCACCGCCGGCGCGTGGGAACAGGTGCTGGTGTTCACCCGCACCAAGCACGGCGCCAACCGTCTGGCCGAGTATCTGGACAAACACGGCCTGCCGGCTGTGGCGATCCACGGCAACAAGAGCCAGAACGCTCGCACCAAAGCCCTGGCCGACTTCAAGGCGAATCAGGTGCGCATCCTGGTAGCGACCGACATCGCGGCTCGCGGTCTGGACATCGACCAGTTGCCACACGTGGTCAACTACGAACTGCCGAACGTCGATGAGGACTACGTGCACCGCATCGGCCGTACCGGCCGTGCCGGCCGTTCGGGCGAGGCGATCTCGCTGGTCGCGCCGGACGAAGAAAAGCTGCTGAAAAGCATCGAACGCATGACCAAGCAGAAAATCGCCGACGGCGACCTGATGGGCTTCGATGCCTGCACCATCGAGGCCGAGAAGCCGGAAGCCCGTGAACGTCCGGACATGCGCAACCCGCGCAACGCCCGTGGTCCACGCGGCGACGGCCCGAATGGTGGCGGTGGCGGCGGCGGTCGTAAAGACAAAGGCAAAGACAAGGGCAAGGAAAAACCGGCCGGCGAACGCGGTGAGCGTGGCGAGCGTGGTGAACGTCCTGCCCGTCAACAAAAGCCGCGCGAAGGCACCCAGGCTCGCGAACAACGCCAGCCGAGCCAGCCGCCACGCATCCCGGCAGATCGCGCTCCGGATGAATTCCTCGACGACGATATCGATAATTTCGGCAACCGCGTTGACTACGTGCCGAAGCAGGCTCCGGCCGGTGGCCGTGGTCGCCGTCCTGGCGGTCAGGGCCAGGGCGCAGGTTCGGGCGCGCCACGCGGCGGTCAGTCGCAAGGTCGCCAGAACGGCCCGCGCAACAGCAACGGTTCGAGCACCGGCACCCCGCCAGGCAAACGCAACGGCCCGCGCAATGGCGCCCCGCGTGACGGCCAGGGTCGTCGCGATGAAAACTCGCGCAACCGCCGCCCGGCCCGTGACGATCAGCAACGCGCTGAACCGGCCGTGCAGAACCCACGCAGCAGCGGGCCGAAGATCATGCACAAGGAATCGAAAGCCGACCGCTTCCCGACGCCTGAGCAGCTGGATCAACTGCCAAGCCGCCCACGCGGTGAAAAACCGGCCTTGCTGACCCGCAATCGCTGA
- a CDS encoding acyl-CoA thioesterase encodes MNFHTRKWVKPEDLNPNGTLFGGSLLRWIDEEAAIYAIVQLGNQRVVTKYISEINFVSASRQGDIIELGITATEFGRTSITLTCEVRNKITRKSILTVEKMVFVNLGEDGLPAPHGRTEIRYVKDQFKDDVPVTE; translated from the coding sequence ATGAATTTCCACACCCGCAAGTGGGTAAAACCCGAAGACCTCAACCCCAACGGCACCCTGTTCGGCGGCAGCCTGCTGCGCTGGATCGACGAAGAAGCGGCGATCTACGCGATCGTTCAACTGGGCAACCAGCGTGTGGTGACCAAGTACATTTCCGAAATCAACTTCGTCAGCGCTTCACGCCAGGGCGACATCATCGAGCTGGGCATCACCGCCACCGAGTTCGGCCGTACCTCGATCACCCTGACCTGCGAAGTGCGCAACAAGATCACCCGCAAAAGCATCCTGACCGTCGAGAAAATGGTCTTCGTCAACCTCGGCGAAGACGGTCTGCCGGCGCCGCACGGGCGGACCGAAATCAGATACGTCAAAGACCAGTTCAAGGATGACGTGCCCGTTACCGAGTAA
- the ahcY gene encoding adenosylhomocysteinase codes for MSAVITPADFNDYKVADMSLAAWGRRETIIAESEMPALMGLRRKYASEQPLKGAKILGCIHMTIQTAVLIETLVALGAEVRWSSCNIFSTQDQAAASIAAAGIPVFAWKGETEEEYEWCLEQTILKDGQPWDANMILDDGGDLTELLHKKYPQVLDRVHGVTEETTTGVHRLLDMLAKGELKIPAINVNDSVTKSKNDNKYGCRHSLNDAIKRGTDHLLSGKQALVIGYGDVGKGSAQSLRQEGMIVKVSEVDPICAMQACMDGFELVSPFIDGINDGTEASIDKALLGKIDLIVTTTGNVNVCDANMLKALKKRAVVCNIGHFDNEIDTAFMRKNWAWEEVKPQVHKIHRTGPGAFDAQNDDYLILLAEGRLVNLGNATGHPSRIMDGSFANQVLAQIFLFGQKYADLSPAQKAERLTVEVLPKKLDEEVALEMVRGFGGVVTKLTKQQADYIGVTVEGPFKPHAYRY; via the coding sequence ATGAGCGCTGTTATCACGCCTGCAGATTTTAACGATTACAAAGTTGCCGACATGTCCCTGGCTGCCTGGGGCCGTCGCGAAACCATCATCGCCGAGTCGGAAATGCCGGCCCTGATGGGTCTGCGCCGCAAGTACGCTTCCGAGCAGCCTTTGAAAGGCGCAAAAATCCTCGGCTGCATCCACATGACCATTCAGACCGCCGTGCTGATCGAAACCCTGGTTGCCCTGGGTGCCGAAGTGCGCTGGTCGTCCTGCAACATCTTCTCGACTCAGGATCAGGCCGCTGCTTCCATCGCCGCTGCCGGCATCCCGGTTTTCGCCTGGAAAGGCGAGACTGAAGAAGAGTACGAGTGGTGCCTGGAGCAAACCATCCTGAAGGATGGCCAGCCATGGGACGCCAACATGATCCTCGACGACGGCGGCGACCTGACCGAGCTGCTGCACAAGAAATACCCACAGGTTCTGGACCGCGTTCACGGCGTGACCGAAGAAACCACCACCGGCGTACACCGTCTGCTGGACATGCTGGCCAAGGGCGAGCTGAAAATCCCGGCGATCAACGTCAACGACTCGGTGACCAAGTCCAAGAACGACAACAAGTACGGCTGCCGTCACAGCCTGAACGACGCCATCAAGCGTGGCACCGACCACCTGCTGTCCGGCAAGCAAGCGCTGGTCATCGGTTACGGTGACGTGGGCAAGGGCTCGGCCCAGTCCCTGCGTCAGGAAGGCATGATCGTTAAAGTCTCCGAGGTCGACCCGATCTGCGCCATGCAGGCCTGCATGGACGGTTTCGAACTGGTTTCGCCGTTCATCGACGGTATCAACGACGGCACCGAAGCGAGCATCGACAAAGCGCTGCTGGGCAAGATCGACCTGATCGTGACCACCACCGGTAACGTCAACGTTTGCGACGCAAACATGCTCAAAGCCCTGAAGAAGCGCGCCGTTGTCTGCAACATCGGTCACTTCGACAACGAAATCGACACCGCTTTCATGCGCAAGAACTGGGCATGGGAAGAAGTGAAGCCACAGGTACACAAGATCCACCGTACCGGCCCGGGCGCTTTCGACGCTCAGAATGACGACTACCTGATCCTGCTGGCCGAAGGCCGTCTGGTGAACCTGGGCAACGCCACCGGTCACCCGAGCCGCATCATGGACGGTTCGTTCGCCAACCAGGTTCTGGCGCAGATCTTCCTGTTCGGCCAGAAGTACGCCGACCTGTCGCCAGCCCAGAAAGCCGAGCGTCTGACCGTTGAAGTACTGCCGAAGAAACTCGACGAAGAAGTAGCCCTGGAAATGGTTCGCGGCTTCGGCGGCGTGGTCACCAAACTGACCAAGCAACAGGCTGACTACATCGGCGTGACCGTCGAAGGCCCGTTCAAGCCGCACGCATACCGCTACTAA
- a CDS encoding adenosylmethionine--8-amino-7-oxononanoate transaminase: protein MGLNNQWMQRDLAVLWHPCTQMKDHEQLPLIPINRGEGVWLEDFEGKRYLDAVSSWWVNVFGHANPRINQRIKDQVDQLEHVILAGFSHQPVIELSERLVKMTPEGLNRVFYADNGSSCIEVALKMSFHYWLNRGQPNKKRFVTLTNSYHGETMAAMSVGDVPLFTETYKALLMDTLKVPSPDCYLRPQGMSWEEHSRNMFAAMEQTLAENHDSVAAVIVEPLIQGAGGMRMYHPVYLKLLREACDRYGVHLIHDEIAVGFGRTGTMFACEQAGIRPDFLCLSKALTGGYLPLAACLTTDEVYGAFYDDYPTLRAFLHSHSYTGNPLACAAALATLDIFEQDNVIERNRALAQRMASATAHLVDHPNVSEVRQTGMVLAIEMVKDKATKEAYPWQERRGLKVFQHALERGALLRPLGSVVYFLPPYVITPEQIDFLAEVASEGIDIATRESVSVAVPKDFHPGFRDPG from the coding sequence ATGGGCCTGAACAACCAGTGGATGCAACGCGATCTCGCGGTGCTGTGGCATCCCTGCACCCAGATGAAAGACCACGAACAGCTTCCGCTGATCCCGATCAATCGCGGTGAAGGTGTCTGGCTGGAAGACTTCGAAGGCAAGCGTTATCTGGATGCAGTCAGCTCCTGGTGGGTCAACGTGTTCGGCCACGCCAACCCGCGCATCAATCAGCGCATCAAGGATCAGGTCGATCAGCTGGAGCACGTGATTCTGGCCGGTTTCAGCCATCAGCCGGTGATCGAACTGTCCGAGCGTCTGGTGAAGATGACGCCGGAAGGCCTGAACCGGGTTTTCTACGCCGATAACGGTTCGTCCTGCATCGAAGTCGCGCTGAAAATGAGCTTTCACTACTGGCTCAACCGCGGCCAGCCGAACAAGAAGCGCTTCGTCACCCTGACCAACAGCTACCACGGCGAAACCATGGCGGCGATGTCGGTCGGCGACGTGCCGCTGTTCACCGAGACCTACAAAGCGTTGCTGATGGACACCCTCAAGGTGCCGAGCCCCGATTGCTACCTGCGTCCGCAGGGCATGAGCTGGGAAGAACACTCGCGCAACATGTTCGCGGCCATGGAGCAGACGCTGGCGGAAAATCATGACAGCGTCGCGGCCGTGATCGTCGAGCCGCTGATCCAGGGCGCCGGCGGCATGCGCATGTATCACCCGGTCTATCTCAAGTTGCTGCGCGAGGCTTGCGACCGTTACGGCGTGCACCTGATCCACGACGAAATCGCCGTCGGTTTCGGTCGCACCGGGACGATGTTCGCCTGCGAACAGGCCGGCATCCGACCGGACTTCCTCTGCCTGTCGAAAGCCCTCACCGGCGGTTACCTGCCGTTGGCGGCGTGCCTGACCACCGACGAGGTTTACGGCGCGTTCTACGACGACTACCCGACCCTGCGCGCCTTCCTGCATTCGCACAGCTATACCGGCAACCCGCTCGCCTGCGCGGCGGCGCTGGCGACCCTGGACATTTTCGAGCAGGACAACGTGATCGAGCGCAACCGGGCGTTGGCTCAACGCATGGCCTCGGCGACGGCGCATCTGGTGGATCATCCGAATGTCTCGGAAGTCCGTCAGACCGGCATGGTCCTGGCCATCGAGATGGTCAAGGACAAAGCCACGAAAGAGGCTTATCCGTGGCAGGAACGCCGCGGCCTGAAGGTGTTCCAGCATGCGCTGGAGCGTGGCGCATTGCTGCGTCCGCTGGGCAGTGTGGTGTATTTCCTGCCGCCGTACGTAATCACCCCGGAGCAGATCGACTTCCTTGCCGAAGTCGCCAGCGAAGGCATCGACATCGCCACCCGCGAGAGTGTCAGCGTGGCGGTACCGAAGGATTTCCATCCCGGGTTCCGTGATCCGGGTTGA